Proteins from a genomic interval of Lolium perenne isolate Kyuss_39 chromosome 1, Kyuss_2.0, whole genome shotgun sequence:
- the LOC127327280 gene encoding uncharacterized protein isoform X2: MEHAISAIAGELASRFVSFLANKYHCCLANSEEKQLARLQQLLLRAHTVVEEADGRYITNSGMLAQLDMLAEAMYRGYWALGAFRYRSLQQTPMEEEQVSDSYPKRFRTVHGSARKKKATYLVNLQGVLESLEYVVSSMTEFVVLLGGCDRMVRRPYDAYLYNDNIMFGRHAEKQKLLNFLLQHGPPGGAPAVLPLTGGPAVGKRTLVAHVCKNEREDWAKFCSTLASMDSGSKVIIISRCKSSEKLGTVKPIFLNTLPYEEFNYLFKTLAFGSEDPAQHPRLARIADEMARELHSDWSLIAANLRADVMRRNLDLHFWLCMLSRMRRFVERNFSMFGEHPQLLVLRRHQIDITDFLHSYSPLRIVPSCSTGSSRTKITEERQLLPNVRLGDLVADPGARPQGDFNVVSWESRVPPYTSFVHFVSNCAPGVAEDTPLPGRKRSAVHL; this comes from the exons ATGGAGCATGCCATATCGGCTATAGCAGGTGAACTCGCGAGCCGATTTGTCTCCTTCCTCGCCAACAAGTACCACTGCTGCCTCGCAAACTCTGAAGAGAAGCAGCTAGCGAGGCTGCAGCAACTGCTCCTGAGAGCTCACACAGTCGTCGAGGAGGCAGATGGGCGATACATCACAAACTCCGGGATGCTGGCACAGCTCGACATGCTCGCAGAGGCCATGTACCGAGGCTACTGGGCACTCGGGGCATTCAGGTACAGGTCACTTCAACAGACTCCAATGGAGGAGGAGCAGGTTAGCGACTCATACCCTAAACGTTTTCGCACGGTTCATGGCAGTGCTAGAAAGAAGAAAGCAACGTACCTTGTCAACTTGCAAGGAGTGCTGGAGAGCTTAGAATATGTGGTTTCTAGCATGACAGAGTTTGTTGTTCTCCTAGGTGGATGCGACCGTATGGTGCGTCGACCATACGATGCGTATCTTTACAATGACAACATCATGTTTGGTCGGCACGCCGAAAAGCAAAAGCTCCTGAACTTTCTGCTGCAGCACGGCCCTCCCGGTGGTGCACCGGCTGTCCTCCCCCTCACCGGTGGTCCTGCTGTTGGCAAGAGGACTCTGGTCGCCCATGTATGCAAGAATGAGAGG GAGGACTGGGCCAAGTTTTGTTCAACCCTGGCAAGCATGGACAGTGGAAGCAAGGTGATCATCATCAGTCGATGTAAGAGTTCAGAGAAACTGGGAACAGTCAAGCCAATCTTCCTCAACACCCTGCCATACGAGGAGTTCAACTACCTCTTCAAGACACTTGCATTCGGGAGTGAGGACCCGGCGCAGCACCCACGGTTAGCACGAATAGCAGACGAGATGGCTAGGGAGCTGCATTCGGATTGGTCGCTCATCGCTGCAAACTTGCGTGCTGATGTGATGAGAAGGAATCTTGATCTCCATTTCTGGCTCTGCATGTTGAGCAGGATGAGAAGATTTGTCGAGAGGAACTTCTCCATGTTCGGGGAGCACCCACAGCTGCTAGTTCTGAGGCGCCATCAGATAGATATTACAGACTTCTTGCATTCTTATTCTCCACTACGCATTGTACCGTCTTGTAGCACTGGCAGCAGCCGTACTAAGATTACAGAGGAAAGGCAACTGCTACCGAATGTGAGGCTTGGGGATCTGGTGGCGGATCCTGGAGCTAGGCCACAAGGTGATTTCAACGTCGTTAGTTGGGAATCAAGGGTGCCACCTTACACTTCATTTGTTCATTTCGTTTCAAATTGTGCTCCAGGTGTGGCTGAAGATACCCCTCTGCCTGGGAGGAAACGTTCAGCAGTCCATTTGTAA
- the LOC127327280 gene encoding disease resistance protein RGA2 isoform X1, whose protein sequence is MEHAISAIAGELASRFVSFLANKYHCCLANSEEKQLARLQQLLLRAHTVVEEADGRYITNSGMLAQLDMLAEAMYRGYWALGAFRYRSLQQTPMEEEQVSDSYPKRFRTVHGSARKKKATYLVNLQGVLESLEYVVSSMTEFVVLLGGCDRMVRRPYDAYLYNDNIMFGRHAEKQKLLNFLLQHGPPGGAPAVLPLTGGPAVGKRTLVAHVCKNERVSSQFSSILHLNGDSVSTIADHVSLLSGKVLVVVELVSDVDQEDWAKFCSTLASMDSGSKVIIISRCKSSEKLGTVKPIFLNTLPYEEFNYLFKTLAFGSEDPAQHPRLARIADEMARELHSDWSLIAANLRADVMRRNLDLHFWLCMLSRMRRFVERNFSMFGEHPQLLVLRRHQIDITDFLHSYSPLRIVPSCSTGSSRTKITEERQLLPNVRLGDLVADPGARPQGDFNVVSWESRVPPYTSFVHFVSNCAPGVAEDTPLPGRKRSAVHL, encoded by the coding sequence ATGGAGCATGCCATATCGGCTATAGCAGGTGAACTCGCGAGCCGATTTGTCTCCTTCCTCGCCAACAAGTACCACTGCTGCCTCGCAAACTCTGAAGAGAAGCAGCTAGCGAGGCTGCAGCAACTGCTCCTGAGAGCTCACACAGTCGTCGAGGAGGCAGATGGGCGATACATCACAAACTCCGGGATGCTGGCACAGCTCGACATGCTCGCAGAGGCCATGTACCGAGGCTACTGGGCACTCGGGGCATTCAGGTACAGGTCACTTCAACAGACTCCAATGGAGGAGGAGCAGGTTAGCGACTCATACCCTAAACGTTTTCGCACGGTTCATGGCAGTGCTAGAAAGAAGAAAGCAACGTACCTTGTCAACTTGCAAGGAGTGCTGGAGAGCTTAGAATATGTGGTTTCTAGCATGACAGAGTTTGTTGTTCTCCTAGGTGGATGCGACCGTATGGTGCGTCGACCATACGATGCGTATCTTTACAATGACAACATCATGTTTGGTCGGCACGCCGAAAAGCAAAAGCTCCTGAACTTTCTGCTGCAGCACGGCCCTCCCGGTGGTGCACCGGCTGTCCTCCCCCTCACCGGTGGTCCTGCTGTTGGCAAGAGGACTCTGGTCGCCCATGTATGCAAGAATGAGAGGGTTAGCTCACAGTTCTCTTCGATTTTGCACCTGAATGGGGACTCTGTTAGTACAATTGCAGACCATGTCAGTCTCTTGTCGGGGAAAGTATTGGTAGTTGTTGAGCTTGTTTCAGATGTTGACCAGGAGGACTGGGCCAAGTTTTGTTCAACCCTGGCAAGCATGGACAGTGGAAGCAAGGTGATCATCATCAGTCGATGTAAGAGTTCAGAGAAACTGGGAACAGTCAAGCCAATCTTCCTCAACACCCTGCCATACGAGGAGTTCAACTACCTCTTCAAGACACTTGCATTCGGGAGTGAGGACCCGGCGCAGCACCCACGGTTAGCACGAATAGCAGACGAGATGGCTAGGGAGCTGCATTCGGATTGGTCGCTCATCGCTGCAAACTTGCGTGCTGATGTGATGAGAAGGAATCTTGATCTCCATTTCTGGCTCTGCATGTTGAGCAGGATGAGAAGATTTGTCGAGAGGAACTTCTCCATGTTCGGGGAGCACCCACAGCTGCTAGTTCTGAGGCGCCATCAGATAGATATTACAGACTTCTTGCATTCTTATTCTCCACTACGCATTGTACCGTCTTGTAGCACTGGCAGCAGCCGTACTAAGATTACAGAGGAAAGGCAACTGCTACCGAATGTGAGGCTTGGGGATCTGGTGGCGGATCCTGGAGCTAGGCCACAAGGTGATTTCAACGTCGTTAGTTGGGAATCAAGGGTGCCACCTTACACTTCATTTGTTCATTTCGTTTCAAATTGTGCTCCAGGTGTGGCTGAAGATACCCCTCTGCCTGGGAGGAAACGTTCAGCAGTCCATTTGTAA